The Euphorbia lathyris chromosome 3, ddEupLath1.1, whole genome shotgun sequence genome contains a region encoding:
- the LOC136224300 gene encoding RHOMBOID-like protein 13 translates to MGKPLFFQILEKPATSCIIGICSAIWFYIQKKNIGYSHVGLSYETAIEGHHWRIITSAFSHISVVHLVFNMSALWSLGVVEQLGHMGLGVAYYLQYTLVLVVFSGLLVLGMYHLLIQRFKVDYFKRVTAVGYSCVVFGWMTILSVKQPSSKLELFGFLSLPISFAPFESLIFTSIIVPQASFLGHLSGIIVGYAIAWGLIHGMNNFWAISMLGWIAVIFVFSLKKSGAYDFNFLEIESVTDPSLPSVRFLGNARTLRMSASPLDGVEVI, encoded by the coding sequence ATGGGGAAGCCATTGTTTTTTCAGATTTTGGAAAAGCCAGCTACTAGTTGTATAATAGGGATATGCAGTGCCATATGGTTTTATATACAGAAGAAAAACATTGGGTATTCACATGTGGGGTTAAGTTATGAAACCGCCATTGAAGGGCACCATTGGAGGATAATTACTTCAGCTTTTTCACATATTAGTGTTGTTCATCTTGTTTTCAATATGAGTGCATTGTGGAGTCTGGGGGTAGTAGAACAATTGGGGCATATGGGCCTTGGTGTTGCATATTATCTTCAATATACGCTTGTGCTAGTCGTGTTTTCCGGGTTATTAGTGTTGGGAATGTACCATTTATTGATACAAAGGTTTAAGGTAGACTACTTTAAGAGAGTGACCGCTGTTGGCTATTCTTGTGTTGTCTTTGGGTGGATGACAATACTTTCTGTGAAGCAACCTTCGTCGAAATTGGAGCTTTTCGGGTTTCTTTCGCTTCCTATCAGTTTTGCACCTTTTGAATCACTAATTTTTACATCCATCATTGTTCCACAAGCAAGTTTTCTTGGGCATTTATCAGGAATCATTGTTGGGTATGCTATTGCCTGGGGTTTGATTCATGGGATGAACAATTTCTGGGCAATCTCGATGCTGGGATGGATTGCGGTTATTTTTGTGTTTAGTTTGAAGAAATCTGGTGCATATGATTTTAACTTTCTTGAGATCGAGTCGGTGACTGATCCTTCACTGCCTTCTGTGCGGTTTCTTGGAAATGCTAGAACCT